The genomic region CGCTACACCGGCCACTGCTCCTCAGTCCAGGCCATTTCCCAGAACATCCATTCGTAGCGCGAGCTGATCACGAAGGACTCTTCCATTCTGCGCCGCTCTTCCTGTCCGGCCGTTTTCGCCCAGCGATCGACCTGGCGTCTCATCCACCGCTGCACGTCGGCAAATTCCGGAGAGGCATAGAGCATGAGCCAATTCCGATAGGGATGGGTGTTCGGAGGCGGGCCTTTCCGCAAAAGATGCCGGCCCACGACGTAATAGATCCAGGCGCAAGGCAGCGCCACCACGGCAATTTCGGCCGCCGTGCCGGAGGCGGCGACCGCGAGCATGTGACGCGTATAGGCGTAATTCGTCGGAGCCATCGGAACGGAGGCCATGGCGCGGGCGGTTATTTTCCACCCGGTTCCATAGTTCTCGTGCAGGCTGCGTTCGACGGTGATGGTATCCTCCGCCAGCTTGGCGAATCGCAATGCCGAGTCCGAGTCCGGCGCGCGCAAGGCGCCGGCGGCGAATACGCGGGACAGGTCGCCGAGGAAACGCGCATCCTGCAGGATGTAGTAGCGGAATTTACGCTGGTGCAAGGTGCCGTTACCCAGCGCCACCACGAATGGGTGTGAGAGTTGCGCGGTCCAGATCGGCTCGGCGAGCCTGCGGAGATGATCGCTGAACGACATGAAGGACTCCTTTCCCAATTCGACGGAACGTCGCCGACGCGGTCATTCCGCGGCTCGTCAGGCAATTCGGACTATGTGACCGGCACCCAGGGCCTCGGCAAACGATTGATGCCGTCGAGCGCGGCGACCTTGTAGCATTCGGCCAGCGTCGGATAGTTAAAGACGGTATCGACGAAGTAGTTGATCTGCCCCCGGTAGGCCATGACGGCTTGTCCGATATGAATCAACTCGGTCGCTCCTTCTCCGATCGCATGGACGCCGAGAAGTTGGCGGGTCTGCCGGTGAAACAGCAGCTTGAGCAAGCCGGTTTCGTCGCCGATGATTTGGCCCCTCGCGATTTCACGATAGCGGGCGATGCCGATGCCGTACGGAATGTCCGCCTTTGCGAGATCTTCTTCGTTGCGTCCCACCATGGAGATTTCCGGGATGGAGTAGATCCCATAGGGAAGCAGCTCGGTATCGGTCCCGTCGGGAGCTCCGAAGGCGTGGCAGGACGCGTGACGGCCCTGTTGCATCGACGTGGAGGCCAGGGCGGGAAACCCGATCACGTCCCCGACCGCATAGATATGGGGAATCGCCGTTTGAAAGTGTTCGTTGACGCTCACGCGTCCGCGCGCGTCCGGCGTAATGCCCACCGCGCCGAGATTGAGATCCTGGGTCGCTCCGACGCGGCCGATCGCATACATGAGCGTGGCCGCCGCGATCGGGCCGGCATGCCGGAGCTGGACGTGAATCAGGCCGTCCTGCTGTTTATGGATCGAGACGACTTCCTCATTGTGGTAGAGCGTGACGCCGATCTCCTTCATCTGTTGTTGCAACGCATCAATGATCTCCGCATCCACGAATTCCAGGAGCCGAGGACGTTTGTCGATCAGGATGACGGGTACGCCCAGGGCCGCCAGCATCGAGGCGTACTCCGTCCCGATGACTCCTCCCCCGACGATGACGATGGACTGGGGTATGTGCTTGAGCGTCAACAACTCATCGGTGTCGATGATCGATTCGTGGTCGAAGGGGACGTCGTCCGGTTTGGCCGGTTCCGATCCCACGGCGATGACGATGAAGTCGGCCTCAAACTCGACCGATCCTCCGCCGGCTTGCGTGACGCGGAGCCGGTGGGAATCGACAAAACTGGCGGTTCCATAGATCATGTCCACGCGGTTCCGCGTCATCTGGTTCTCGACGATCCCGATTTCGTTCTTGATGACGTGATTGGTGCGAAACGCAAGGTCTTCGATGGTAATGGCCGTCTTCAAGCGGTAGTCGGCCCCATAGATGCTCCGTTGGCGAAAGCCGGACAGATAGAGGACCGCCTCGCGGAGAGACTTGCTTGGAATGGTTCCGGTGTTGATGCAGACGCCGCCGACGACGACCTTGCGCTCCACGATCCCGACTTTTTTGCCGAGTTTGGCGGCCTGTACGGCCGCTTTCTGTCCCGCCGGACCAGTGCCGATCACCAGGAGGTCGTAGCGACTCATCGGGTGCCTTGGTTCGCGTTGAGGTGTCAGGCCGGTGTCGTGGGTGCGATTCCCCGTGGTCAATTTGCCGTGATTAGCGACCGCGCCACGTTAAAGGCTTCTTCCATGTCCGGCAGTTGGCCCAGTTCGGGGGGCACCTGGATGTAGCGGACCTTGTTGTGCGGATCCACCACCATGACGGCCCGTGCCAGGATGTGGGGATCCTTCAACAGCAGCCCATAGGTCTTGCCGAAATCGGCGCTTCGGTAATCGGACAGAAACGTGACGTTGGCGATCTTGGCGTCGGTCGCAAAGCGCTTCTGGGCGAACGGTGTATCGATGCTGACGGTAATCAGTTCGACCATCCGGTCCAGCCCCTTGTTCTGCCCGCTGAGAATGTGCGTCTGCTGTTCGCAGACCTTGGTGTCCAATGAAGGCACGACGCTGATGATGCGGACCCTGCCCTTGCCCTTGGTTTCCGCGATATTGATGAGCGAGAGATCGGCTTGGGCCACCTTGACGTCGCGCAACTGGTCGCCGGTCTTGATGCCGGTCCCTGTCAGGACCATGGGACTGCCCTTGTACAGAACGGTATGTCCCTCCCCGGTCTGCGCCGTTCCATCCGCGACGGGAAGATTCTTGTACGTGAAGACGGAACCGGATCCCGAACCCATGCAGCCTGACAAGACGAGGGTGCCGGCCGCCAGGAGCAGCAGTGGTCGTCGCATGCGGGGGACGGTCATGACGATGCCCGGTTCGGTCATGGCTCTGCGGTCCGAGACGTGAGGAATTCCATTATAGCCTGATTCGCCTGTTCCGGCTGTTCCCATTGCGGAATATGCCCGGCATGGGGAATCGTGACCAGTTTCGATCCGTGGATGGTCCGGTGCAAATCTTCGCCGACGGCAAGGGGGAAGACTCGGTCCTCCTGACCCCAGAGGATCAAGGTCGGATGAGTCAAGGTTCCGAGGCGCGGAGCGAAATCGGTTTCCCACACCGGCAGACTGTCCCGAAGGGCCATCAACGGCGGGATGAGACCCGGCCGCCGGCGGTTCCGATCCGACCGTTCGAGCACGGCCGGTGTCAGCAGGGCCGGATCGTGAACGACCTCCTTCAGCACCGATTCGAGCATCAATCCGCCGAAGAGCCAGTTGCCGAAGGACACCATCCAGGCCGGCGCGCGGGATTCCAGCGCCCGCTTGATCGTCGGACTCGTCAATTTGCTCGCCACGTGGCTCGGAAGACCGTCGATGAGGATCAGTTTGTCGACGCGCTCCGGATGGGTCAAGGCCATGCCGATGGCCAGTCCGGCCCCCATCGAATTGCCGACGAGCGTGGCGCGGGACAGGTGCAGCGCGTCCATGAACCCCGTAAAGTAGTCGAGCAATTGCCCGGTCGTGTAGGCAATGTCGGGTTTATCGGAGAGTCCGGAGCCAATCAGGTCGGGGGTAATGAGGCGGACATGCCGGCCCAGGACCGGCTGTTGATGTTCCCACTGCCACATGGATCCTCCGAAGCCGTGGAGGAGGATCATGGCGTCGCCCTGCCCGACGTCGAGATAGGCGATCTTGTGTCCGTGGACCGAGGCCGTGCGGATGGGAATGCGTTCGAACGCCTCGAACTGGGTGGGGATGGGAGCGGGCGATGAGCAGGCGGTCATCGGCAGCCAGAACAGCAGGGTAGTGAGAATCCGGAAGAGGCCGACAGGGGCCGGATTGGCGGTACCAAACGGCGAAATGGCCTACTCCAGTTGGATGATGGTTTCGTCGGTCTTCACATGCTCCCCTTCCTCGACCAGAATGGCGGTCACCGTGCCGTCCATCGGCGCGGGAACCTGGCTCTCCATCTTCATGGCTTCGATGATGAGCAGGGGATCGCCGGTCGAGACGCGGTCGTCTTTGGCGACCAGGACTTTGACGACGCGACCCGGCATCGGAGGGGCGACGTCGCCTGGTTTGACCGGTTTGGGCCGTTTGGGCTTCGCTCCGCTCGACGTCTCCGCGGCTTCGGGCGTACCGGCGAGCACTTCCTGGATCGCTTCGAGGGAGACCTCCTCGAGCTTGTCGTTGACCCGGATGTAATAGGGCTTGCGTCCGTCGACCTTGCGTCCGGAGCCGGACACCTTCACGTGATAGGTTTCGCCGTGCACGGTCACATTGAATTCCACCGGAGCCAGATGAAGTTCGCCGCCGGCGGCGGGACCCATTGCGAGGTTGGCTTCGAGCGGCTCGGGCACCAGATCGCCCTTTTCACGGGCTTCGAAGAAGTCGCGGGCGATCGCGGGAAAGAGGACGAACGACAGATGATCCTCGACCGTCGTGGCGGAGTCGGGCAGTTCTTTTCGGGTCGCTTCCAGTTCCGGTTCCAGCCGGTCGGCCGGCCTGGTCTTGACCGGTTCTTCGTCGCCGATCGCACGGGCCATGACGTCGCGCGCCACCTGTCCAGGCGCCCGGCCATATAGACCGAGAAAATAGTTCTTCGTTTCGTTCGTGATGACCTTGTAACGCTCGCCGGTCAGGACGTTCAGGGTTGCCTGGGTGCCGACGATCTGGCTGGTCGGCGTGACGAGGGGCGGATAGCCCATGTCTTTTCTGACCCGGGGAACCTCGTCGAGCACTTCCTTCATGCGGTCGAGCGCGTTCTGCTCGGACAGCTGCGCGGCGAGATTGGACAGCATGCCTCCCGGAATCTGAGAGGTGAGAATCTCGGCGTCGACGCCCGTGACGTCGCTCTCGAACTGCCGGTACTTCCGTCGCACGGTGCGGAAGTGGTCCGCGATCGGTTGAAGGGCCGTGAGATCGAGTTTCGTGTCGTACAGGGTCCGCTGGAGAGAGGCGACGATCGATTCGGTCGGAGGATGGGACGCTCCCCCGGCCAAAGGCGAAATGGCAGTGTCGAGGATATCGAGACCGGCCAGGACGGCCATGAGCGCGGACATCGTGCCCATGCCGGAGGTATAGTGGGAGTGCAGATGGATCGGCACGCTGACCGCCTGCTTCAGGTTCTTGACGAGCATGTAGGCGTCCATCGGGGCCAGGAGTCCGGCCATGTCCTTGATGCAGATCGTGTCGGAGCCCAGGTCCTCCAGCCGCTTGCCCATCTCGACGAATCCTTCAAGCCGGTGAACGGGACTCACGGTATAAGAAATGGCCGCTTCAACGTGCTTGCCGCAGGCCTTCACCTCCTGGATCGCCCGTTCCAGATTGCGAATGTCGTTGAGCGCATCAAAGATCCGGAAGACGTCGATGCCGTTCGCGGCCGAGCGCTCGATGAACCGGTCCAGCACGTCGTCCGCATAGTGCCGGTACCCGACGATGTTCTGCCCGCGGAGGAGCATCTGCAGCTTGGTGTTCGGCATTGCGGCGCGCAGCGCCCGCAGCCGCTCCCAAGGATCCTCCTTCAGGTAGCGCAGGCACGTGTCAAAGGTCGCGCCGCCCCAGACTTCCAACGACCAAAATCCGACCGCATCCAGCTTTTGGGCGATCGGCAGCATGTCCTCCGTCCGCATCCGCGTGGCCAGGAGGCATTGATGCCCGTCCCGCAATCCCACTTCGGTCACGAGCACCTGCTTGCCCGCCGCCGGCTGAATCGGCCAATCCTGTTTCAGAACGGCGCGTTTCTTCGATGTCTTGGCCGCAGGAGCTTGCGGACGTTTCTTGTGCGTCGGTTTCTTTCCGGATGACCGTTTCGTAGCCATGGCTTCTCGCTTAGATCATGAACAATCGGAAGGCGCTGAGGGGTTACAGCCCTTCATAGGCCGCAATGGCGGCGGCGAGCGCCAGAACGAGATCTTCCGGCTGCTCGATTTCGTCGTAGGTGTACAAGTCCGGATGCGTGTCGAGATAGGAGGTATCGAACCGACCGGCGAGAAAATCCTGATCCTGCATGATCGCTTTCATGAAGGGAATGGTCGTCTTGACGCCACGCAACACATATTCCTCGAGCGATCGCCGCATACGGCTCACGGTCTCTTCCCAGGTCCGGCCCCGCACGGTGAGTTTGGCGAGCAGGGCGTCGTAATAGGGCGGAACGGTGTAGTCTTTATAGACGGCGCCGTCGATCCGGACCCCGATTCCTCCCGGCGACAGGTAATCCGTCACGATTCCGGTGCAGGGCA from Nitrospira japonica harbors:
- a CDS encoding alpha/beta fold hydrolase — translated: MTACSSPAPIPTQFEAFERIPIRTASVHGHKIAYLDVGQGDAMILLHGFGGSMWQWEHQQPVLGRHVRLITPDLIGSGLSDKPDIAYTTGQLLDYFTGFMDALHLSRATLVGNSMGAGLAIGMALTHPERVDKLILIDGLPSHVASKLTSPTIKRALESRAPAWMVSFGNWLFGGLMLESVLKEVVHDPALLTPAVLERSDRNRRRPGLIPPLMALRDSLPVWETDFAPRLGTLTHPTLILWGQEDRVFPLAVGEDLHRTIHGSKLVTIPHAGHIPQWEQPEQANQAIMEFLTSRTAEP
- the tpx gene encoding thiol peroxidase, giving the protein MTEPGIVMTVPRMRRPLLLLAAGTLVLSGCMGSGSGSVFTYKNLPVADGTAQTGEGHTVLYKGSPMVLTGTGIKTGDQLRDVKVAQADLSLINIAETKGKGRVRIISVVPSLDTKVCEQQTHILSGQNKGLDRMVELITVSIDTPFAQKRFATDAKIANVTFLSDYRSADFGKTYGLLLKDPHILARAVMVVDPHNKVRYIQVPPELGQLPDMEEAFNVARSLITAN
- the tenA gene encoding thiaminase II, with the protein product MSFSDHLRRLAEPIWTAQLSHPFVVALGNGTLHQRKFRYYILQDARFLGDLSRVFAAGALRAPDSDSALRFAKLAEDTITVERSLHENYGTGWKITARAMASVPMAPTNYAYTRHMLAVAASGTAAEIAVVALPCAWIYYVVGRHLLRKGPPPNTHPYRNWLMLYASPEFADVQRWMRRQVDRWAKTAGQEERRRMEESFVISSRYEWMFWEMAWTEEQWPV
- the oadA gene encoding sodium-extruding oxaloacetate decarboxylase subunit alpha, with the translated sequence MATKRSSGKKPTHKKRPQAPAAKTSKKRAVLKQDWPIQPAAGKQVLVTEVGLRDGHQCLLATRMRTEDMLPIAQKLDAVGFWSLEVWGGATFDTCLRYLKEDPWERLRALRAAMPNTKLQMLLRGQNIVGYRHYADDVLDRFIERSAANGIDVFRIFDALNDIRNLERAIQEVKACGKHVEAAISYTVSPVHRLEGFVEMGKRLEDLGSDTICIKDMAGLLAPMDAYMLVKNLKQAVSVPIHLHSHYTSGMGTMSALMAVLAGLDILDTAISPLAGGASHPPTESIVASLQRTLYDTKLDLTALQPIADHFRTVRRKYRQFESDVTGVDAEILTSQIPGGMLSNLAAQLSEQNALDRMKEVLDEVPRVRKDMGYPPLVTPTSQIVGTQATLNVLTGERYKVITNETKNYFLGLYGRAPGQVARDVMARAIGDEEPVKTRPADRLEPELEATRKELPDSATTVEDHLSFVLFPAIARDFFEAREKGDLVPEPLEANLAMGPAAGGELHLAPVEFNVTVHGETYHVKVSGSGRKVDGRKPYYIRVNDKLEEVSLEAIQEVLAGTPEAAETSSGAKPKRPKPVKPGDVAPPMPGRVVKVLVAKDDRVSTGDPLLIIEAMKMESQVPAPMDGTVTAILVEEGEHVKTDETIIQLE
- the sthA gene encoding Si-specific NAD(P)(+) transhydrogenase; translation: MSRYDLLVIGTGPAGQKAAVQAAKLGKKVGIVERKVVVGGVCINTGTIPSKSLREAVLYLSGFRQRSIYGADYRLKTAITIEDLAFRTNHVIKNEIGIVENQMTRNRVDMIYGTASFVDSHRLRVTQAGGGSVEFEADFIVIAVGSEPAKPDDVPFDHESIIDTDELLTLKHIPQSIVIVGGGVIGTEYASMLAALGVPVILIDKRPRLLEFVDAEIIDALQQQMKEIGVTLYHNEEVVSIHKQQDGLIHVQLRHAGPIAAATLMYAIGRVGATQDLNLGAVGITPDARGRVSVNEHFQTAIPHIYAVGDVIGFPALASTSMQQGRHASCHAFGAPDGTDTELLPYGIYSIPEISMVGRNEEDLAKADIPYGIGIARYREIARGQIIGDETGLLKLLFHRQTRQLLGVHAIGEGATELIHIGQAVMAYRGQINYFVDTVFNYPTLAECYKVAALDGINRLPRPWVPVT